The window TCTGGATATCATACTCGGTTAAATAGCGCCCTTCCTCAATCGGTTCTTTATCAGCGTATTCCAGCTTTTCATCGTGAAGCGTGTACGCGCCGGTAACGGCTGCATGGACTCGGAGGAGAGTCCAGCGAAGTTCCCGGATGGTGTCGAACATCACGTCGGGCGTCATACCCGACCGGACGCCGATTTCGTGGTAGAATTCGGCGTCCCAGGTCCGCTCGATTGTTTTGTGGCAGTCTGAGCAGACGGTAATGAGGTTCTGGTCCTCATCGGTTCCGCCGTATCGACGAGGCACGACGTGGTGTTCTTCGAGGTGGTCGGTCGCGTCACAGAATCGGCAGTTATCGTTCATGCTGGAATGGAAACGGAGGGGGTTCGGTTCGCGGGCTGTGCGTCGGTCGGCTTCGGCAGCGACGTGCCGTCGGGCTGGTAGCGGACGTCTTCGTCGGTGGGTCGGTGCTTCGTGACGGCGCCGCAGTCCTCACACCCAACCCGGATGACGTCGCCGACGCTCCGGTACTCGAGTGGAAGGAAGCGTTCGGCGCCGCACTCGATGCAGATGCGTCGGAAGCGGACGCGGACGAGGCCGTTTTCGCGTTCGCCGAAGTCCGAGGGGTACTCGAAGGGCGCGACTGGCTCGTCGACGAGATCGCGCCCGCACTCGATGGGTTCGCCATCAGTTTCGTCGACGACGTTGTCGCAGCGGTAGACGGTGGTCGACCGGCCGCCGCACG of the Natronomonas halophila genome contains:
- a CDS encoding HNH endonuclease; the protein is MNDNCRFCDATDHLEEHHVVPRRYGGTDEDQNLITVCSDCHKTIERTWDAEFYHEIGVRSGMTPDVMFDTIRELRWTLLRVHAAVTGAYTLHDEKLEYADKEPIEEGRYLTEYDIQKLKRDVCRDLLEGESGLGFYPIKDLERLREETDRLMSDVLEGDR